The Streptomyces sp. WZ-12 genome segment CCCGCCCCGCACGCCGAGCAACCCCCAGCTCTCCTTGGTCGGCACGAGCCAGCCGAGCACCCAACAGCTCTGACCCGACCTCCACGCCGAGATCCCCGGCACGGCGGCGCGACGAGACCCTGGCCGCGCCGGGGACACGGAGCGCTGCACGGTCGCCACCGAACGGTGCCCGTGAACGGTGGGTACGGGGTGGCTTCGCCGGCGGCGACGGGATGAGCGCCCGGCTTCAGGAACTGCGCCTGAGCCGGGCGCCGATCGTGGAGATCGCCGAAATCCTGGGTATCGAGGCCGAATTGAAGCGACGGATGCCCGAGGTCTTCCCGTCCGTCTCCCACAGTGAGACGCGGTGATCTCCGGGGTGCAGGGCTGGTCTGAAGGGAACGCCCGGCCGCTGCCAGATGGGCGCGCACCTCTCGGCGCGGGCGCCGGTGGGGTGTTGCCCGCCCCCGGTCAGCGAAATGGCTCAGATCAGGTGGAGTTCCCGAGCAGCGCGTGCATTGAGCAGCGCATGGGCGTGAGGGCTTGGCGGGTTTGTGTTTCTCAGCGGGGGGTCGGTGAGTCAGGAGTCATCGGCAACGCCCCAGGGGTTTCAGCCAGTTCACATGGCCGTGCGGTCGCGGAGTCGGCGAGCGCGAGCGCGTCCCGTCTCAACTCTTCGTGGTGGCAATTCGTTTACTTTCTTCCCATCCAGCGCTACTTCCTCTGGAGCCCCAAAGCCCTGAGCGGGTAGGGGATTTGCGGCCGCGGATTCCGTTCACTTGTTCGGCGTGACCGTTGGCTGTGCGGGCGGAATGGAGTCCGAAAGCCAGTCTTACCGTCCTCTTGTTTCTGCGGGCGGCGGTGTGTAGAAGTTTCTAGCAGTCCGAGTTGGGGTCGGGGGAATTCTGCTGTGGACTGAAAGTCTTTCGTGATTCCGGAACGGCTGTGCCTGTTGGAGGCGAGGAGTTCTGTCCACGATCCCTGACGCCCGGAGGCGTCGGCGCCGAGCCCCGCTGGTTTTACCGGCCGTGGCGTTCGTCGCCGCATGCCTGTTACCGGTGGCCTCGCCGGGGCCGGCGCTGGGGAGTGCGGTACCGACGCGTGAAGTTGGCCGACAGTTTGCGGTCGGCGGGGTGGGTTACCGCGCCGAGATATATCGAACGAGCTATGGAATTCCCCATATTCGGGCGGCGAATCTGGGCAGTGTGGCGTTCGGACAGGGCTGGGCCTATGCCCAGGACCGGCTGTGTGATCTCGCGGACCAGGTGGTCAAGGAGCCTTTGCCAACCTGCTGGGCTTGATGGGGTGTTGGGGTGGGGCCCAGGTGCGTGACATGACGAAGCTCCTGGTAGACGAGTTCACGACCAAGATCGCTCGTCTGCTCCAGGAGCTTCGCGTGCTT includes the following:
- a CDS encoding penicillin acylase family protein, whose amino-acid sequence is MGYRAEIYRTSYGIPHIRAANLGSVAFGQGWAYAQDRLCDLADQVVKEPLPTCWA